One Fusarium poae strain DAOMC 252244 chromosome 4, whole genome shotgun sequence DNA window includes the following coding sequences:
- a CDS encoding hypothetical protein (TransMembrane:12 (i63-81o164-188i200-216o222-239i270-288o328-347i368-385o405-423i487-505o511-532i544-565o585-606i)~BUSCO:13703at5125), translated as MGALAFLSKLYDHDTLDTRFTTSSSTPYQNVIEARSDPVIKKDSAAKERSRAQPSKWNTPEFYLYYLVIAFVVPYMFWITYDVSRETDPRYPKFKKWLSPGWIPGRQIDISDSQYGTFRENMPYMGSLLIFHPLLRKAWNKFNPIPERSQGGRYRLDQRASFDFLFAFIFLFALHGLSAFKIFFILWINFQLATKLPRRYIPAATWIFNISILFANELTEGWRFRVLFSYISPPVMGLYKNKMRLLNSDLMNFGARIDGTFQGILGRWEVLFNITILRLISFNLDYYWSIDRGNSNALEKKQLDPANLSERDRVSISAEPRDFSFRNYVGYAIYGPLYLAGPIITFNDYISQSKYRAASIETSRTIRYGIRFLLVLLSMEVILHYDWVGAISKGKPDWSSYTAAQLSMLSFMNLHIIWLKLLLPWRMFRLWSLVDGMDPPENMVRCVSNNYSTQLFWRAWHRSYNRWLIRYIYIPLGGSSFRNWRSTARSILTFLMVFTFVALWHDIQLRLLIWGWLIVLFMIPEWTAAALFPKSKWEDQPTAYRMLCCVGSVGNVLMMISANLVGFAVGLDGLQSIIQSILHDWSGFIFLVTACSCLFVGIQVMFEIRESEKRRGILVKC; from the exons ATGGGTGCTTTAGCTTTCTTGAGCAAGCTCTACGATCATGACACACTCGACACCCGCTTTACCACCTCCTCTTCTACTCCCTACCAGAACGTTATCGAAGCCCGATCCGATCCCGTTATAAAGAAGGACTCTGCCGCCAAAGAGCGCAGCCGAGCGCAACCGTCCAAATGGAACACCCCCGAGTTTTACCTCTACTACCTTGTCATCGCCTTTGTCGTTCCGTATATGTTTTGGATCACATATGATGTTTCGCGAG AAACCGACCCACGTTATCCCAAGTTCAAGAAATGGCTATCTCCTGGCTGGATTCCAGGACGACAGATCGACATTTCCGATTCGCAATATGGAACCTTTCGTGAGAACATGCCTTATATGGGCTCTCTTCTTATTTTCCACCCACTGTTGAGGAAAGCCTGGAACAAGTTCAACCCAATCCCCGAGAGAAGCCAGGGAGGACGTTACCGACTCGACCAACGCGCATCCTTCGATTTCCTCTTCGCATTCATATTCCTCTTTGCTCTGCACGGTCTCTCGGCCTTCaagatcttcttcatcctctggATCAACTTTCAGCTGGCGACCAAGCTCCCTCGACGATATATTCCCGCTGCTACCTGGATCTTCAACATTTCGATCCTGTTTGCCAACGAATTGACCGAGGGATGGAGATTCCGTGTCCTGTTCAGCTACATCTCACCCCCAGTCATGGGCTTGTATAAGAACAAGATGAGATTGCTAAACTCTGACCTGATGAACTTTGGAGCTAGAATTGACGGCACATTCCAAGGCATACTGGGACGGTGGGAAGTTCTCTTCAATATCACCATTCTACGTCTCATTAGCTTCAACTTGGACTACTACTGGAGTATCGACCGCGGTAACTCTAATGCGCTCGAG aagaagcaactGGACCCAGCAAACCTCTCAGAGAGAGACCGTGTCAGCATATCCGCCGAACCACGAGACTTCAGCTTCCGCAATTACGTGGGCTATGCCATCTATGGGCCCCTTTACCTAGCTGGACCCATTATTACGTTCAACGATTACATCTCGCAATCAAAGTACCGAGCTGCCAGCATTGAGACAAGCCGAACTATTCGCTACGGTATCCGTTTCCTCCTGGTGCTGCTGTCCATGGAGGTCATTCTGCACTACGACTGGGTGGGCGCAATCAGTAAGGGAAAGCCTGATTGGAGTTCTTACACGGCAGCACAGCTATCTATGCTGTCATTCATGAACCTCCACATCATCTGGCTCAAGCTCCTGCTCCCCTGGCGAATGTTCCGACTTTGGTCATTGGTTGATGGAATGGACCCGCCTGAGAACATGGTCCGTTGTGTAAGCAACAACTACAGCACGCAGCTCTTCTGGCGAGCATGGCACCGCTCGTACAACCGATGGTTGATTAGGTACATTTACATTCCTCTCGGCGGCTCATCGTTCCGCAACTGGCGAAGCACTGCGCGATCTATCTTGACCTTCCTTATGGTGTTTACCTTTGTGGCACTGTGGCACGACATTCAGCTGCGTCTGCTGATTTGGGGCTGGTTGATTGTGTTGTTCATGATACCTGAATGGACTGCTGCTGCCTTGTTCCCCAAGAGCAAGTGGGAGGACCAACCGACAGCGTACCGTATGTTGTGCTGTGTCGGAAGTGTGGGTAACGTTCTCATGATGATCTCTGCCAATTTGGTCGGATTTGCTGTTGGACTAGACGGATTGCAGAGCATTATCCAGAGCATATTGCATGACTGGTCAG GCTTCATTTTCCTCGTTACGGCCTGTTCCTGTCTGTTTGTTGGTATTCAAGTCATGTTTGAGATTCGTGAATCTGAAAAGCGACGTGGGATTTTGGTAAAGTGTTAA